Part of the Bacillus sp. N1-1 genome, GTTAAACTCGCTCGAAAAGCTGCGACAGACTCTACTTACGTTCTTGGGACAATAGGAGGAATACGGGGGATAAATACACGATCGACGCCGCTTGATGAAATCAAGCGCAGCTTTAGAGAGCAGCTAAACTGGCTTCTATTAGAGGGAGTTGATGGTCTTTTATTGGAAACGTATTACGACCTAGAAGAGATCATTACTGTACTTGAAATAGCTCGAAAGGAAACAGATTTGCCTTTAATTGCACAAGTTTCAATGCATGAGCCAGGCATTTTGCAAGATGGCACTTCTCTTGCTGCTGCCTTAAAACAGCTTGAGAATGCCGGAGCCAGTGTAACAGGCGTTAACTGCCGACTCGGCCCCTATCATATGATTCAATCATTAGAACAGGTTCCTCTCTCAAATCGTTTTCTTTCTGCCTATCCAAACGCGAGTTTGCCTGACTATGAAGAAGGGCGTCTTGTTTATCCTACCGCGCCAGACTATTTCAAACAAAGTGCAGAAGCTCTACGTCAACAAGGCGTTAGACTTATTGGTGGTTGCTGTGGCACAACTCCTGAGCATATAGCTGCGGCGGCTAGTGCACTAAAGGGTCTAAATCCTATTGTAACGAAAGAAGTAACCGTTAACGAAAAAGAGGCTAGGATCATCGATTTTGAGGAGGAAAGGCTGCCTCATTTACATGAGATAGCAAGAAAACAACGATCTGTTATCGTTGAGCTCGACCCTCCAAAGAAATTATCCATTGATAAATATCTTGAGGGAACAAAAGCGCTACAAGAAGTTGGCGTTGATGCGATTACGCTCGCTGATAACTCACTTGCCTCACCGCGAATTTGCAATACGGCAATGGCTTCTACGATTAAAGCTCAGCATAATGTTCGACCACTTGTTCATGTTGCCTGTCGTGATCGGAATTTAATTGGCTTACAATCTCATTTAATGGGGCTTCATACACTTGGAATTAATCAAGTTCTTGCCGTAACAGGTGACCCTACTAAAATCGGCGATTTCCCTGGTGCTACTTCGGTTTACGACGTCTCATCATTTGACCTAATTCGTTTAATGAAACAATTTAATCAAGGACGTTCTTATTCTGGTAAATCGCTTGGAATTAAAACTTCATTTTCAATAGCAGCCGCCTTTAATCCGAACGTACGCCATCTAGATCGAGCTGTCGAACGACTTGAAAAAAAACAGCAATGTGGAGCAGATTACTTTATAAGTCAACCCATTTACAATGAAGAACAGTTACTAGAAGTCTACGAAGCGACGAAACATTTAACTTGTCCCATTTACATTGGAATCATGCCGCTTACAAGCTACCGAAATGCTGAATTTCTCCATAATGAAGTACCGGGAATTAAACTATCCGATTCCATACGCAATCGTATGTTACGCGCTACAGATTCAACGCAATCAGGTGAAGAAGGGCTTGCAATCGCGAAATCGTTAATTGATGCTGCGTTTGATTTATTTAATGGTATTTATTTAATCACCCCCTTCTTGCGTTATGAATTAACAGTAGAATTAACACGATACATTAACGAGAAAACTCGCCTTGAAGAAGAAAGGAAGAATCGAAATGGCCTACACCTCATTTGAAGATCTACTTACAAAGAGAATCCTTGTTCTTGATGGAGCTATGGGAACAATGATTCAACAGGCTAATCTGACAGCTACTGATTTTGGTGGTGAAGAATATGAAGGCTGTAATGAATATTTATCCTTCACAAGGC contains:
- a CDS encoding bifunctional homocysteine S-methyltransferase/methylenetetrahydrofolate reductase, with the translated sequence MSLLEDLEHKILIGDGAMGTLLYSYGIDQCFEALNLSHPDQVLNVHQAYVHAGSDVIQTNTYGANYSKLSRYGLEDLVKEINTEGVKLARKAATDSTYVLGTIGGIRGINTRSTPLDEIKRSFREQLNWLLLEGVDGLLLETYYDLEEIITVLEIARKETDLPLIAQVSMHEPGILQDGTSLAAALKQLENAGASVTGVNCRLGPYHMIQSLEQVPLSNRFLSAYPNASLPDYEEGRLVYPTAPDYFKQSAEALRQQGVRLIGGCCGTTPEHIAAAASALKGLNPIVTKEVTVNEKEARIIDFEEERLPHLHEIARKQRSVIVELDPPKKLSIDKYLEGTKALQEVGVDAITLADNSLASPRICNTAMASTIKAQHNVRPLVHVACRDRNLIGLQSHLMGLHTLGINQVLAVTGDPTKIGDFPGATSVYDVSSFDLIRLMKQFNQGRSYSGKSLGIKTSFSIAAAFNPNVRHLDRAVERLEKKQQCGADYFISQPIYNEEQLLEVYEATKHLTCPIYIGIMPLTSYRNAEFLHNEVPGIKLSDSIRNRMLRATDSTQSGEEGLAIAKSLIDAAFDLFNGIYLITPFLRYELTVELTRYINEKTRLEEERKNRNGLHLI